A DNA window from Setaria viridis chromosome 2, Setaria_viridis_v4.0, whole genome shotgun sequence contains the following coding sequences:
- the LOC117845440 gene encoding uncharacterized protein, with protein sequence MGNCLERSRRGRSGGGGGSVHYSKTNPVWVEEEVGRKEEEEARKGESAPAAGAAATEVKIRITRKQLEELLRRVEDGKESGDGVPVRDVISELLYVASTSSNFRHRDEGQWRPSLQSIPE encoded by the coding sequence ATGGGGAACTGTCTCGAGAGGTCTCGTCGCGGTCGctccggtggcggaggcggctcTGTGCATTACTCCAAGACGAACCCCGTGTgggtggaggaggaagtggggaggaaggaggaggaggaggcgcgaaAGGGCGAGAGCGCGCCGGCAGCGGGGGCAGCGGCGACGGAGGTGAAGATCCGGATCACGAGGAAGCagctggaggagctgctgcGGCGCGTAGAGGATGGCAAGGAAAGCGGCGACGGCGTGCCGGTCCGGGATGTCATCTCGGAGCTCCTGTACGTGGCCAGCACCAGCTCCAACTTCCGGCACAGGGATGAGGGGCAGTGGCGGCCGTCGCTGCAGAGCATACCCGAGT
- the LOC117842523 gene encoding protein S40-5, giving the protein MAKARRQPFAAAERFLGFPRGGSPGAVAPAPDGDDDLPDLAEADVWYSAATDSGSPWPAASRQVEAEGRTTTTGGGGLAPRRGVQGGLSRAFGDGPGRQVAASAPVEVPAWPSHFAVPDPALLFEMEMPEDEPGKDGAGGWVPPHVYLARRQARASVVEGVGRTLKGRDMSRVRDAVWSRTGFDG; this is encoded by the coding sequence ATGGCCAAGGCGCGCAGGCagccgttcgccgccgccgagcggtTCCTCGGGTTCCCCCGCGGCGGGTCGCCGGGGgccgtggcgccggcgccggacggcgacgacgacctgcCGGACCTCGCCGAGGCCGACGTCTGGTACTCGGCCGCCACCGATTCCGGGAGCCCCTGGCCCGCGGCCTCCCggcaggtggaggcggagggtcggacgacgacgacgggcggcggagggctggcgccgcgccgcggcgtgCAGGGCGGGCTTAGCCGCGCGTTCGGGGACGGGCCCGGGCGGCaggtggcggcgtcggcgcccgTCGAGGTGCCCGCGTGGCCGAGCCACTTCGCCGTGCCGGACCCGGCGCTGCTGTTCGAGATGGAGATGCCGGAGGACGAACCGGGcaaggacggcgccggcgggtgggTGCCGCCGCACGTGTACCTGGCGCGGCGGCAGGCGCGGGCGTCGGTGGTGGAGGGCGTCGGGCGGACGCTCAAGGGCCGGGACATGTCGCGGGTGCGCGACGCCGTCTGGAGCCGGACGGGCTTCGACggatga